The Streptomyces sp. V3I7 genome segment GGTGCCGCGGCGGTCCATGGCGCCGGGGGCCCGGCCGACGTACCAGGACGACCGCTCCGAACCGGCCCGGCGGTACGCCAGCACGCCCCGGATGCCGCCGGCCCGGGTCGCGTACGCCTCGGCGGGCGTCACCCGCCCCGCCGCGTCGGTGGCGAGCAGACCGCTGCGCTCGGGGCTCCGGTCGAAGGCGTAGCGCCACAGGCGCGCGCGGTCCTCGCCGCCCGGCCGGGTCCACTCGCCGAGCACCAGGCTGTCCGGCGCCGAGCCGCGGTCCACGGAGAGGCCGCCCAGGCAGGGAACGCCGTGACGGGCGCAGCGGCCGCCGGTGAAGCGGTAGGAGCCGACCGCGGGCATGACGTACCGATAGCCGTGCGCCCTGTCCGTCGTGGTGGTGTCGGCGGTGGTGCGCTGGATGCGGTTCAGGTCGAAGGCGTACAGCGCGGCCCTGTCCCCGGCGGCCGCGGTGACCAGGAGCTTGTCGTGGTGCCAGGCCATGCCCGACAGGTGCGAGACGAGTCCGCGGTAGCCGTGGCCGCCGGCGGTGGGGACGGCGAGGAGCACCCAGCGGTAGGTGAGGCGCGCGGGGTCGGCCGCGTTCACGAAGGCGACCTGGGCCAGTCCGCGGTCGGGGCCGGTCCTCGCGCTATGCGTCCAGCCCGCGAGGATCACACGGTTGCGGCCCCACAGCCCGTCGTCGTCCGCGTCGCCGGACGTGGTCACCGACGCCGGCCGCCAGCCGGGGGTGGCCGTGTCGGCGGGGTCCCAGCAGTAAGCGTGGGTGGCCGCGGGCGCGACCGGCAGCGAGGCGCGGTCGGCGGCGGCGCAGTCGGCCGCGCGGCGCAGCCTCCGGTCGGCGCCGCGCAGCACCGCGTCGACCCCGACCGGGCGGCCCATCGCCGAGGCGAGCCGGTCGAGCGAGCGCCGCGGCACGAGCCGCTCCTGGAGCGCCAGTTGGCCGGTCCGGGCGGCGGAGGTCAGGGGCTTGAGCACACCCGGGTCCTGGGCGACCGTGGCCTGCGAGGCGCTGATCATAGTGGCCACCGCGGTCAGGCCCAGCGCGGTTCCGGCGAGAACCGCACGAACCGCCTGACCTCGTCTGCGCCGGCGATGCCGGCCGCGGTGCTTCATAGTTCCTCCCGAGGCGGGCCAACTGCGACGGTTGGTCGGCGGGTTGACCGAGGAGTTGCTGATGAGTCGCGTACGGATGCTACGGCAGCCGGGTGCGGCGCGGGCCCAAGACCCCGCAGACGGGCGGAAGATGCCACCGGATTGTGGCGAAGTGCATGTGTCACGGACCGGCCTGTGGGATAAAGACCCGTCCGGTGTGTGGGATAAAGACCCGTCCGGTGTGTGGGACAAGGACCCAGCCGGTGGCGCCGAGGGGGATCAGGGCACCCGCGCCGCCGCCCGGCCCTCCCGCACCGCCGGTGCCGTCGAGTGCGGCAGCAGGTCGGCGGGGTCGTCGGGAAGCACCACCTCCACCTCCACGTCCTCGCGGAAACGATACGGCCGGTGTTGCAGAAGCGCCCCGAGATACCGCCGTACCCGCGACATCTCGGCCCGCACCGTCACCGTGCGGGACGGATCGCCGAACACGTCCTCGGCCAGGCCCGCCGCGCTGCGGCCGTCCCGGCCACGGGCCAGGAGGTAGAGCAACTCGGCGTGGCGCGGGCTGAGTTCGCGGGACCAGGAGCCGGCCGAGCCGGAGACCGCCACCGACCAGCGGCGCGGCTGCGCCAGGTCCAGCACCACACGGGGCGCGGCGCGCGGCGCCGGTTCGTCGGCCACCCGTACCAGCCAGCCCTCGGCCAGCGGCTCCACCGAGCACGTCCCGAGCGCCGGGATCCACCGCCGGCCCGCCGCCGACTTCGGCAGCACGACCCGCCGCAGGTAGGGCATCCCGGTGACCGCGGCCGTCCAGCCGTCCGCATCCACCACCACGGCCCGCCCGTGGAGCCGGGCCAGCACCGGCGCAGCCACCGCGCGCAGCCGTTCCAGCGAGGCCAGATGCTGCTCCCGCAGCCGCGCCTCGGCCAGCTTGGCCACCGAGCCGACCCAGGCCAGCGTGGCCGGATGCATCGTCTCCAGCGGGCCGCTGACGTCGACCACGCCGATCAGCCGGCCGTCGCGCGGGTCGGTGATCGGGGCGCCCGTGCAGGTCCAGGACGTGTGTGAGCGTACGAAGTGCTCGGAGGCGAAGACCTGGACGGGTCTGCGCACCACGGCCGGGGTGCCGATCCCGTTGGTGCCGACGACGTCCTCCCGCCAGTCGGCGCCGAGTTCGAACCCGAGCCGGTCCGCCTTGCGCAGCACCGGCGCACTGCCCTCACGCCACAACACCCGGCCGTCCGCGTCGGCGACCACCATGATGTGGTGGGCGACGTCCGCGACCGACACCAGCCCCTCCCGCAGCAGCGGCAGGGTGTGCCGCAGCGGTGAGGCCTCCCTGCGGCGTCGCACCTCGTCCGGGCCGAGCAGCCCCGACCGGACGTCGCGGTCCGGGTCGACACCGCCGCGCAGCATCCGCTGCCAGGACTCCTCGATCACCGGGCGCGGGGCGTGCCGCGCGCGCTGCCCGGCGAGCTTGGCCTCGCGGACATCCCTGAGCAACCGCGCCGCCTGTGCCGCGTCGACGGCTGCGAGTTGCGCCACGTTCATCGGCGGGTTCGCCACGAGGGTCCTCCGGGAGCGTGTGTTCGTTCGTCTCATGGTGCCCATGGCCCCCGGCGGAGGGGCATCTTCCGCACACAGAGGCCAACTTGTTGCAACCCCTTGCAACCCTGGTGGTCCGACGCCGGGTGTCTGAGACTTGAGCAGCGCCGCCCAGAGCGGCGTTCGTGGCCTCGGCCCCGAGAGCGGGCGGGGGTGGTGCCGTGTCGGCGCAGCACCACCCCTTCCCTCCGGGGGTTGGGCCGTTTGCCTACGGGGGGGTGCTGGTTCGGGTGCGTTGGCGGCTTCCGGCCGGTGGTCGGCTTGGCGCGCAGCTCCCCGCGCCCCTTAGGTGGGACGGGTTGACGCTTGCTTCAAGGCGCCGGAGTTGCTCGGTTCACTACCGTGGCCAGGTCCAGAGTGGCCGGAAGTGTGCCGAAGGACGAGCCCCAGTCGCCGCCCAGGCGGGAGGCGCAGAAGGCGTCGGCTACTTCTGGTGGGGCGTAGCGCACCAGTAGGGAGCCCTGGAGGACCAGGGCCATGCGTTCCACCAGGCGGCGGGCGCGGCCCTCGACGCCCTCCAGTTCGCCGAGTTCGGCGAGGAGGTTCTTCACCGCCGTGTCCAGGCGGTGGTCGGCGCCGCGTGCCTTGCCGACCTCCAGGAGGAAGGCGTTGAACGCCTGCGGCTCGCGCTGCAGGGCCCGCAGCACGTCCAGCGCCTGGACGTTCCCGGCGCCCTCCCAGATGGAGTTGAGCGGCGACTCCCGTACCAGTCGCGGCAGGCCCGAGTCCTCGACGTAGCCGTTGCCGCCCAGGCACTCGGCCGCCTCCACCGTCACCGGCGTACACCGCTTGGTCACCCAGTACTTGGCGGTCGGCACCGCGATCCGCAGCAGCGCCCGCTCCTGCTCGCTCCCGTCGTCGTAGGCCGCCGCGAGCCGCAGCGCGAGCGCGGTCGCCGCCTCCGACTCCAGGGCGAGGTCGGCCAGGACGTTGCGCATCAGCGGCTTGTCGACCAGCTTGCCGCCGAACGCCTCGCGGTGGGTGCAGTGATGGATCGCCTGCGCCACCGCCTGCCGCATCAGCCCCGCCGAACCGAGCACGCAGTCCAGCCGCGTCGCGGTCACCATCTCCAGGATGGTCCGCACCCCGTGCCCCTCCTCGCCGACCCGGCGCGCCCAGGTGCCGTCGAACTCGACCTCGCCGGAGGCGTTCGACCGGTTGCCCAGCTTGTCCTTGAGCCGCTGGAGGAGGAAGGGGTTGCGGGTGCCGTCCGCCAGCACCCGCGGCACGAGGAAGCAGCTCAGCCCGTCCGGCGCCTGGGCCAGTACCAGGAAGCCGTCCGACATCGGCGCCGAGCAGAACCACTTGTGCCCGGTCAGCTCGTACGTCCCCGCCTCGGCGAGCGGCCGCGCCGCCGTGGTGTTCGCGCGTACGTCGCTGCCGCCCTGCTTCTCCGTCATGCCCATCCCGAAGAGCGCCCCCGCTTTCAGGTGGGCGGGCCGCAGATCACGGTCGTAGATGGTGGACGTGAGCAGCGGCTCCCACTCGGCGGCCAGCTCCGGATCGGTGCGCAGCGCGGGCACCGCCGCGTGGGTCATCGACAGCGGGCAGCCGTTGCCCGCCTCGGCCTGGGACCAGATCAGAAACCCGGCCGCGCGCCGCACATGCCCCGCCGGGCGCGTCCACGCCGTCGTCAGGCCCGCCGCGACGCCCTTGCCGAGCAGCCGGTGCCAGGCCGGATGGAACTCGACCTCGTCGACGCGGTGGCCGTAGCGGTCGTGGGTGCGCAGCCGGGGCGGGTTCTCGTTCGCCTGCACCGCCCACTCCTGCACCTGCGGCGAGCCGGTGGTGCGGCCGAGCGCCGACAACTCCTCGCGTACGCCGTCCAGCAGAGCGGGGTCGGTGTGCCGCTCGACGGCCTCCACCAGGGCGCGGTCGGCGCTGAACACGTCGTATCCGACGAGCGGCGGAGGCTGGTTCGTCACGGTGTGGGTCGGGGTGCCTGCCATGTCTGCGAACCTACCCGGCCCGGCGGCGGGGGTCATCACACGGCCGGGCGAGGAGGTCCGGGCAAGATCGGGAGATACCCCCGGAAGATGAGGGCAAAGGGGTGTGGCGGATACCTTTGGGTCGTGCAGTCAGCAAGCGAAACCCCTGAACAGCCCTCCGGGCGCCTCCACCGGGCGCGCGTCCTCTACCGGAACGTCTCCAAACGGAGGGTCGCCTGGCTGCTGATCAAGGACACCGTGGACTCCTGCATGGAGTACCGCATCCTGGGCCTCGCCGCCGAGGCGGCGTTCTTCACGCTGCTGTCCGTGCCGCCGCTGCTGCTGAGCCTCATCGGACTGCTCGGCTACGTCGACGACTGGACCGGCGCCGACACCATCCACGGCCTGGAGACCAACATCCTGGAGGCCTCCCGCACCGTTCTGTCCGACAAGGGCGTGAGGCAGATCGCGGAGCCCATCCTGGACGACGTGATGCGCGGCGGCCGCCCCGACGTCATCTCCATCGGCTTCCTGTTCGCCCTGTGGTCGGGCTCGCGGGCGGTGAACGTCTTCATAGACACCATCACCGTGATGTACGGCCTCGACGGCGTACGCGGCATCGTCAAGACCCGGATCATGTCGTTCCTGCTGTTCGTCGTGGCGCTGCTGATCGGCTCGGTGGCGCTGCCGCTGATGGTCGCGGGCCCCGACGCGGTCGTCCGGTTCCTGCCCTGGTCGCAGACCGTGGTGCAGGTCCTGTACTGGCCCGTGGTGATCATCCTGTCCATCGTCTTCCTGACGACGCTCTACCACGTGTCCGTCCCCGTGCGCTCACCCTGGATCGAGGACGTCCCCGGGGCGCTGGTCGCGCTGGCCATGTGGGTGCTGGGCAGCTTCCTGCTGCGCATCTACCTGACGAACACCATCGAGGGCGCCACCATCTACGGCTCCCTGGCCGCCGCCGTGGCCGTCCTGCTGTGGATCGGCGTGTCCGCGTTCGCCGTGCTCGTCGGCGCCGCGACGAACGCCGCCATCGACCGGGTCTGGCCGGCCGCCGCCACGGCCGGGGCGCGCGCCGAGCACGAGCGGCTCGTCGAGGTCCAGGTCGCCGAGTACGTGTCCCGCACCTCCGTCGGCCACGACGACGACACCGACGAGCCCCCCATGCCCTCCGAGTTCCCCGAGCGCTGGTCCCGCTTCCTGCCGCCCGACGACGTGACGGCCCGGCTCCGCACCCACGTCAAGAGCTCCCACCACCACATCCACAAGGGCGGCGGGGACTCCTCCTCCGCGAAGTGAGCGCGGGGATCTTCAGGAGGTCCAGGCGCCCGCGGCCGCCGCCTCCCGCACGTAGTCC includes the following:
- a CDS encoding GAF domain-containing protein, with the protein product MANPPMNVAQLAAVDAAQAARLLRDVREAKLAGQRARHAPRPVIEESWQRMLRGGVDPDRDVRSGLLGPDEVRRRREASPLRHTLPLLREGLVSVADVAHHIMVVADADGRVLWREGSAPVLRKADRLGFELGADWREDVVGTNGIGTPAVVRRPVQVFASEHFVRSHTSWTCTGAPITDPRDGRLIGVVDVSGPLETMHPATLAWVGSVAKLAEARLREQHLASLERLRAVAAPVLARLHGRAVVVDADGWTAAVTGMPYLRRVVLPKSAAGRRWIPALGTCSVEPLAEGWLVRVADEPAPRAAPRVVLDLAQPRRWSVAVSGSAGSWSRELSPRHAELLYLLARGRDGRSAAGLAEDVFGDPSRTVTVRAEMSRVRRYLGALLQHRPYRFREDVEVEVVLPDDPADLLPHSTAPAVREGRAAARVP
- a CDS encoding acyl-CoA dehydrogenase family protein is translated as MAGTPTHTVTNQPPPLVGYDVFSADRALVEAVERHTDPALLDGVREELSALGRTTGSPQVQEWAVQANENPPRLRTHDRYGHRVDEVEFHPAWHRLLGKGVAAGLTTAWTRPAGHVRRAAGFLIWSQAEAGNGCPLSMTHAAVPALRTDPELAAEWEPLLTSTIYDRDLRPAHLKAGALFGMGMTEKQGGSDVRANTTAARPLAEAGTYELTGHKWFCSAPMSDGFLVLAQAPDGLSCFLVPRVLADGTRNPFLLQRLKDKLGNRSNASGEVEFDGTWARRVGEEGHGVRTILEMVTATRLDCVLGSAGLMRQAVAQAIHHCTHREAFGGKLVDKPLMRNVLADLALESEAATALALRLAAAYDDGSEQERALLRIAVPTAKYWVTKRCTPVTVEAAECLGGNGYVEDSGLPRLVRESPLNSIWEGAGNVQALDVLRALQREPQAFNAFLLEVGKARGADHRLDTAVKNLLAELGELEGVEGRARRLVERMALVLQGSLLVRYAPPEVADAFCASRLGGDWGSSFGTLPATLDLATVVNRATPAP
- a CDS encoding YihY/virulence factor BrkB family protein, translating into MQSASETPEQPSGRLHRARVLYRNVSKRRVAWLLIKDTVDSCMEYRILGLAAEAAFFTLLSVPPLLLSLIGLLGYVDDWTGADTIHGLETNILEASRTVLSDKGVRQIAEPILDDVMRGGRPDVISIGFLFALWSGSRAVNVFIDTITVMYGLDGVRGIVKTRIMSFLLFVVALLIGSVALPLMVAGPDAVVRFLPWSQTVVQVLYWPVVIILSIVFLTTLYHVSVPVRSPWIEDVPGALVALAMWVLGSFLLRIYLTNTIEGATIYGSLAAAVAVLLWIGVSAFAVLVGAATNAAIDRVWPAAATAGARAEHERLVEVQVAEYVSRTSVGHDDDTDEPPMPSEFPERWSRFLPPDDVTARLRTHVKSSHHHIHKGGGDSSSAK